In one Lolium rigidum isolate FL_2022 chromosome 3, APGP_CSIRO_Lrig_0.1, whole genome shotgun sequence genomic region, the following are encoded:
- the LOC124701044 gene encoding arginine decarboxylase-like, giving the protein MATCSPGDFLIVPRNCHISVISALVLSGAVRKYIVPEYNYVWDIAGGITPSQVDRALKELEKDGKKIGVVLVTSPTYHGICSNVQGIVDVCHPLHIPVIVDEAHGAHFRFHDSFPSTAIEQGADLVVQSTHKVLSSLTQSSMLHMAGGLVDADKVSQCLQLLQSSSPSYLLLSSLDAARAQLSENVKYFDEPVDMALQTKDQLRLIPGISVLDLSNFVSDFPSIDPLRITLSASDLHLSGYEADDVFAEEHQIVSELVGTKAVTFAVNLGTRRQDVEKLVQCANHLSEKYFSGNESRVGKHNYVGSPLDKFSVKLTPREAFFTKKRRVCLEDSFGEICGELICPYPPGIPVLIPGEVITQDSMSYLMNIRYQGITISGAADVELKSIMVCSL; this is encoded by the coding sequence ATGGCTACCTGCTCCCCAGGTGACTTCCTCATTGTTCCTCGAAACTGCCACATTTCAGTGATCTCTGCACTGGTTCTGTCTGGTGCGGTGCGTAAGTATATAGTACCAGAGTACAATTATGTGTGGGACATCGCTGGTGGTATCACGCCGTCACAGGTAGATAGAGCACTGAAGGAGCTTGAGAAGGATGGGAAAAAAATAGGTGTTGTTCTTGTTACTTCACCGACCTATCATGGCATATGCAGCAATGTCCAAGGCATCGTTGATGTTTGTCATCCGTTGCACATTCCAGTTATAGTTGACGAggcacatggtgcgcatttcaggttCCATGACAGTTTTCCAAGCACAGCGATTGAGCAAGGTGCTGACTTGGTTGTGCAATCCACACATAAGGTTCTGAGCTCGCTTACACAGTCCTCGATGCTTCACATGGCTGGAGGTCTCGTGGATGCAGATAAAGTGAGCCAATGCCTCCAGTTGCTCCAGAGCTCAAGCCCAAGCTACCTCCTCCTTTCATCTTTAGATGCTGCAAGAGCTCAGTTGAGCGAGAACGTGAAATATTTTGATGAGCCAGTGGATATGGCTTTACAAACAAAAGACCAGCTGAGGCTAATCCCAGGGATATCTGTCCTGGACTTGTCAAACTTTGTTTCTGACTTCCCTTCTATTGACCCCTTGCGTATCACACTAAGTGCGTCAGATCTACATTTATCTGGATACGAAGCAGATGATGTTTTCGCTGAAGAGCATCAAATTGTATCTGAGCTTGTCGGTACAAAGGCAGTGACATTTGCAGTCAACTTAGGGACCAGACGACAAGATGTTGAAAAGCTTGTACAGTGTGCAAATCATCTTTCAGAAAAATACTTCTCTGGAAATGAATCCAGAGTTGGAAAACATAATTATGTTGGTAGCCCATTAGATAAGTTTTCTGTCAAGCTGACTCCAAGAGAGGCATTCTTTACAAAGAAAAGAAGAGTGTGCCTTGAGGACAGCTTTGGCGAGATATGTGGTGAGCTTATCTGCCCGTATCCACCAGGTATCCCTGTACTGATTCCTGGTGAGGTCATAACGCAGGATTCGATGTCTTACTTAATGAACATCAGATACCAGGGCATAACAATCAGTGGTGCAGCTGATGTTGAACTCAAGTCGATTATGGTATGCAGCTTGTGA